From a single Candidatus Thorarchaeota archaeon genomic region:
- the argF gene encoding ornithine carbamoyltransferase produces the protein MKLSLKGRNFIDLSHFERYELRRILNTGHDLKRKQMRGEPHEILRGKSLAMIFMKSSTRTRVSFEVGMTQLGGHALYLQPSGTQLGRGETVGDTAQVLSRYCDAIMARVYGHDDIVELAKHATVPVINGLSDFLHPCQIMADMMTIEEHKGHLEGLKIAYVGDSNNVSNSIMQGCTIMGMDVTIGSPKGYTPSEDIMKRATELSEKYDTTLEVVTDPFEAVKNADVIYTDTFFSMGQERSEAKEAALMPFQVNQALVDAAKRDVIVMHCLPAHRNEEITDEVMDGPHSVVFDEAENRLHAQKAILALLM, from the coding sequence ATGAAATTGAGCCTTAAAGGAAGAAACTTCATAGATTTATCCCATTTTGAGAGATACGAGCTGCGTAGAATTCTGAATACAGGTCATGATCTCAAACGCAAACAGATGCGTGGTGAGCCTCATGAAATACTTCGAGGAAAGAGCCTCGCTATGATCTTCATGAAGTCATCCACCCGGACAAGAGTATCGTTTGAGGTGGGAATGACACAACTTGGTGGTCATGCATTGTATTTACAACCAAGTGGAACACAGCTCGGACGTGGTGAGACCGTTGGCGATACTGCACAGGTCTTGAGCAGATATTGTGATGCAATCATGGCTCGCGTCTATGGTCATGACGATATTGTCGAACTTGCCAAACACGCCACCGTTCCTGTTATCAATGGCCTATCAGACTTTTTGCACCCCTGTCAGATCATGGCCGACATGATGACAATCGAGGAACATAAAGGTCATCTTGAAGGCTTAAAGATTGCATATGTTGGCGACTCTAACAACGTCAGCAATTCAATCATGCAGGGCTGCACCATCATGGGAATGGATGTGACAATCGGATCACCCAAGGGATATACACCATCAGAAGATATAATGAAACGCGCAACTGAATTAAGTGAGAAATACGATACAACCCTAGAGGTCGTCACTGATCCCTTTGAGGCTGTAAAGAATGCAGATGTGATCTACACTGACACGTTCTTCAGCATGGGACAAGAACGCTCAGAGGCAAAGGAAGCAGCACTGATGCCATTCCAAGTCAATCAAGCACTTGTCGATGCAGCAAAACGGGATGTTATCGTCATGCACTGTCTTCCGGCCCATAGAAACGAAGAAATAACCGATGAGGTCATGGATGGGCCCCATAGTGTTGTATTCGATGAGGCGGAAAACCGACTTCATGCACAAAAGGCCATTTTGGCATTATTAATGTGA
- the ftsY gene encoding signal recognition particle-docking protein FtsY produces MRTALDSAITKATTKELNEKNLADAVWELQMVLIQNDVAVEVAERICNLTKQRILGTRTGRFENLVKLFKNAIYEAILEVLTPERPVDILEFVQQKKAQGEPAILMFVGVNGTGKTTTLAKMTYLLKNNGFSVVIAAADTYRAGSIEQIETHAQRLGVRVIKQDYGADAAAVAYDAVAHARAKRINVVLIDTAGRMQNNKNLLAEMAKIARVTEPDLKIFVGDALAGNDVLSQVQEFHKAIQIDGAILTKVDADPSGGAALSIAFVTGSPIVYVGIGQEYPDLRPFDSEWFAQRLVGGM; encoded by the coding sequence ATGCGAACTGCACTTGATTCTGCAATCACAAAGGCCACGACTAAAGAGCTTAATGAGAAGAATCTCGCCGATGCCGTCTGGGAGCTGCAGATGGTATTGATACAAAATGATGTGGCTGTGGAAGTGGCTGAACGCATCTGCAATCTCACAAAACAGAGGATACTGGGAACCAGAACGGGGCGTTTCGAGAATCTAGTCAAACTCTTCAAGAACGCAATTTATGAGGCAATTCTTGAGGTACTCACTCCTGAGAGACCGGTCGATATTCTTGAGTTTGTCCAGCAGAAGAAAGCACAGGGCGAACCGGCCATTCTTATGTTTGTGGGGGTCAATGGTACAGGAAAGACAACAACCCTTGCAAAGATGACGTATCTGCTCAAAAATAATGGATTCTCGGTCGTGATAGCAGCAGCTGATACATACCGTGCAGGAAGCATCGAACAGATCGAGACCCATGCCCAGAGGTTAGGGGTCAGAGTGATAAAACAAGACTATGGAGCAGATGCGGCTGCTGTGGCATATGATGCAGTGGCTCATGCCAGAGCAAAAAGAATCAATGTAGTACTCATTGATACTGCTGGAAGAATGCAGAACAACAAGAACCTCTTGGCCGAGATGGCAAAGATAGCAAGAGTGACAGAACCGGATTTGAAGATCTTTGTAGGCGATGCGCTGGCCGGAAATGATGTTCTGTCTCAAGTCCAAGAATTTCATAAAGCCATTCAGATCGACGGGGCAATTTTGACAAAGGTTGATGCTGACCCATCAGGAGGCGCTGCCCTATCAATCGCCTTTGTGACCGGCAGCCCAATTGTGTATGTAGGAATTGGCCAAGAATATCCGGATCTTAGACCATTCGATTCTGAGTGGTTTGCCCAGCGATTGGTTGGTGGAATGTGA
- the pfdA gene encoding prefoldin subunit alpha, which yields MTEEQQRAFQQLSAEQQFVTSNIDLIRQQMDITRAYLHDMQMGLRTLDELKSHQADEEVLMSIGGGMLVTAKLVKPGKVIRDAGSGVKIEATIDQAIERSKELIATLESQYQNLERELEKLTAHATNLDTQLRDLLAKVQPRK from the coding sequence ATGACAGAAGAGCAGCAGAGGGCTTTTCAACAACTCTCGGCGGAGCAACAATTTGTCACTTCGAATATCGACCTTATCCGTCAACAGATGGATATCACACGAGCATACTTGCATGATATGCAGATGGGACTAAGAACGTTAGATGAACTCAAGAGCCATCAGGCCGACGAGGAAGTCCTCATGAGCATAGGTGGAGGAATGCTTGTTACAGCAAAGCTTGTTAAACCGGGGAAGGTCATAAGGGATGCAGGAAGCGGTGTCAAGATCGAGGCGACCATAGACCAAGCAATAGAACGATCAAAAGAACTGATTGCGACCCTTGAGAGCCAGTATCAGAATCTTGAGAGAGAACTGGAGAAGCTCACTGCACACGCAACTAATCTGGACACTCAACTTAGAGACTTGCTCGCGAAAGTTCAGCCCAGGAAGTGA
- a CDS encoding 50S ribosomal protein L18a, with product MSAKVWRVSGEYFKLKRKFAFSKELVSMNKERARERVLSELGSQHRVKRRDIRIKDIKEIKPEEAHSLELRRLLGVESTQ from the coding sequence ATGAGTGCAAAAGTGTGGCGCGTATCTGGCGAGTATTTCAAACTAAAGAGAAAATTCGCGTTCAGTAAAGAACTGGTATCTATGAACAAAGAACGAGCAAGAGAGAGAGTTCTCTCAGAGCTTGGTAGCCAACACAGAGTCAAGCGAAGAGATATCAGGATCAAAGATATCAAAGAGATCAAACCTGAAGAAGCGCACAGTTTAGAATTGCGAAGATTACTTGGAGTGGAGAGCACCCAATAA
- a CDS encoding translation initiation factor IF-6 translates to MARTDFEGDSNVGAFAIATDRFVFVSPNMSEKSLGIIRDTFLDLPLIQSTVATLDAVGIMACANSHGIILPYTVSDEELATLKREAENIIVDWIDSKMTALGNIVLANDNGAICHPDFDKAAQRKIADVLDVEVVPGTVARLPIVGSNTIATANGAVAHPLTTTEELELVTELLKVDVEMGTVNRGSPYIHLGIVANSEGMIAGSETTGVELANISQALGFV, encoded by the coding sequence ATCGCCCGTACGGACTTCGAGGGCGATTCGAATGTTGGCGCTTTTGCGATCGCCACTGACCGATTCGTGTTCGTCTCCCCAAACATGTCTGAGAAGTCATTAGGGATAATCAGAGACACGTTTCTAGACCTCCCACTGATACAATCTACTGTGGCAACATTAGATGCCGTCGGAATAATGGCATGCGCCAACTCTCACGGAATTATTCTCCCGTATACAGTATCTGATGAGGAACTGGCCACACTCAAGAGGGAGGCTGAGAATATTATAGTCGACTGGATTGACAGCAAGATGACTGCGCTTGGCAATATTGTTTTGGCAAATGACAATGGCGCAATTTGCCATCCAGATTTCGACAAGGCTGCACAACGCAAAATAGCGGATGTGCTAGATGTAGAAGTTGTGCCAGGAACCGTGGCCAGACTGCCTATTGTGGGATCGAACACGATAGCAACGGCCAATGGGGCGGTGGCACATCCATTGACAACTACAGAAGAACTGGAACTTGTAACAGAGCTGTTAAAAGTGGATGTAGAGATGGGGACTGTGAACAGAGGCAGTCCGTACATCCATCTGGGAATTGTGGCCAATAGTGAAGGGATGATTGCGGGCTCTGAGACCACAGGTGTTGAGCTAGCAAACATCTCACAGGCCTTAGGATTCGTCTAA
- a CDS encoding 60S ribosomal protein L31, giving the protein MTPEESTETEELEELPETEEIEAEESPTEEKKTEATKAPAEAPEEEEEEEEIVEERIYTVPLRKAYWTGSRLRRAKRAVRILKEFVERHMKPEELNIHPDVNERIWSRGIQKPPRRIRIRVTKNTDNLVRVYLAEG; this is encoded by the coding sequence ATGACTCCCGAAGAATCAACAGAAACGGAAGAGCTGGAAGAACTCCCTGAGACAGAGGAGATAGAGGCTGAAGAGTCGCCCACAGAAGAGAAGAAGACTGAGGCCACTAAAGCTCCCGCAGAAGCGCCAGAGGAAGAGGAAGAAGAGGAAGAGATCGTCGAAGAACGGATCTATACTGTTCCACTGCGCAAGGCATACTGGACCGGAAGCAGACTCCGTAGAGCAAAACGAGCTGTACGGATTCTCAAAGAGTTTGTCGAGCGACACATGAAGCCGGAGGAACTCAACATCCATCCAGATGTCAATGAGAGAATTTGGTCTCGCGGGATTCAGAAACCGCCTCGCCGTATTCGCATCAGGGTGACCAAGAATACAGATAACCTCGTGCGAGTATATCTAGCGGAGGGATAG
- a CDS encoding 50S ribosomal protein L39e, which yields MARNKPLAKKLRLAKALKSNNSVPTWVVMKSGGKLRRTPAQRNWRETKLKR from the coding sequence ATGGCAAGAAATAAGCCGTTGGCGAAAAAATTGAGGCTGGCCAAGGCCCTAAAGAGTAACAACAGCGTTCCCACATGGGTTGTCATGAAATCAGGTGGGAAACTGAGAAGAACACCCGCGCAGCGGAACTGGCGCGAGACAAAACTGAAGCGGTAG
- a CDS encoding DNA-binding protein: MNKVSEDELEAIRQRKIAALKEQALHQQAAEQRAAEIDAQKEAILRQILTPEARARLTNVRMVKPQFAEQIELQLIQLASAGRLREKVTDEQLKKLLQQIAGKEREPKITFR; the protein is encoded by the coding sequence GTGAACAAAGTGAGTGAAGATGAGCTTGAGGCCATTCGTCAGCGAAAGATTGCGGCTCTTAAAGAGCAAGCACTTCACCAGCAGGCGGCTGAGCAGAGAGCTGCTGAGATAGATGCACAAAAAGAGGCAATACTCAGACAAATTCTCACTCCAGAGGCACGAGCTCGTCTGACAAACGTCAGAATGGTGAAACCACAATTTGCCGAACAGATCGAACTCCAGCTTATCCAGCTGGCTAGTGCAGGCAGACTCAGAGAAAAAGTCACAGACGAACAATTAAAGAAACTCTTGCAACAGATTGCAGGAAAAGAACGTGAACCAAAAATCACATTCAGATGA
- a CDS encoding 30S ribosomal protein S19e produces MPTIYDIPANILIRRLAQELKTRKEIQPPEWASYVKTGAHKERAPDDTEWWYTRSASILRKIYLRGPIGTQRLRVEYGGRKRRGTKPNRFQKGSGAIVRNILQQLERAGFVKRRGNKGRELTDIGRSFMDKLASMIKQELEKAIPELSRY; encoded by the coding sequence ATGCCCACGATCTATGATATACCGGCCAACATTCTCATTCGCCGACTCGCTCAGGAGCTGAAGACCCGTAAGGAGATTCAACCGCCTGAATGGGCCTCTTATGTGAAGACAGGTGCTCATAAAGAGAGAGCGCCAGATGATACCGAGTGGTGGTACACCAGAAGTGCCAGCATTCTTAGAAAGATCTACTTGAGAGGACCGATTGGTACACAGAGGTTACGCGTTGAATACGGTGGCCGAAAGAGACGAGGTACTAAACCAAACAGGTTTCAAAAAGGCAGTGGCGCAATTGTCAGGAATATTCTGCAACAACTAGAACGAGCAGGATTCGTAAAGCGTAGAGGCAATAAGGGTCGAGAACTTACAGATATCGGCAGGTCGTTTATGGACAAGCTGGCATCAATGATCAAACAAGAACTCGAGAAGGCTATTCCGGAATTAAGTAGGTACTGA
- a CDS encoding YhbY family RNA-binding protein, whose translation MTDKRKPDTEKIGSTWQESAMMQIGKAGLTDGIVKEAKRLLKKHRYIKVRALRTSTDEHYKRTLFEELCQRTGAELAGVRGNTAVIYRLR comes from the coding sequence ATGACAGACAAGCGGAAGCCCGACACAGAAAAAATTGGCAGTACTTGGCAAGAGAGCGCAATGATGCAGATCGGTAAGGCGGGTCTCACTGACGGAATCGTCAAAGAGGCAAAGCGTCTTCTCAAGAAGCACAGATACATCAAGGTTCGCGCCCTCCGTACTTCAACGGACGAGCACTATAAACGAACTCTGTTTGAAGAACTCTGCCAACGTACTGGAGCTGAACTCGCGGGAGTACGAGGCAACACAGCAGTGATCTACAGGTTACGATAA